The genomic region GGAAGGGTGTATGTGAGCTGCTCCAGGATGAAGAACCAGGGATGCAGGTAGGCGAGAATATGAGAAATCAGAAAGACCAGGCAGGtggcaaaggaaaagaaaaattgcagccagAGCATTGTGGGGTCTGGTGGGAAGAGGAATTTCCAGACTCCTACCAATCCCTTTCCTATTTATCCCTACCTCCATGTCTCCTTCCTTTCCTGTCTGTCTTAGGTCAAATTTGAGGTTGCAGATTCTTCAAGGTTAGGATATGTCGTCTTCTGGTCTATAAAGCACTATGCCTATGGATGGTGTTCTATAAATCATTGTTAATAATTACTATGGCACTTGGGTAATCTAGCCACTCACCAGCACTTTCTCTCCTACAGCCAACAACCAAACTATTCATTGATGGCAAGTTTGTTGAGTCCAAAAGTAATGAATGGATTGATATCCACAACCCAGTAAGTAAAGCAGGTATTCTTTTTGTGCTCATCTTCTCTCTGGGCTCAAAAGGTTTGGATTGTTTAATTGACCAATGTAAAAAAAAGCTTAGGATTGCATAGTAGAACTGCCTTATGCTGTTAAAGCCTTTCCTTTCTTCATTGACATCAGACTCTTGAAATTCTTGGCAGATAATTATTTGACCAAGCTTCTAAGTTTTATACAGAGAAAACAATTTAGACTGCTTTTAAGATGAGCTTTCTTGCCAAAGGGCGCATCACTTCACAATTTAACTAATTTCAAATGACCATTGATTTCTTTGAGACCCTGTCTGATCCAGGTGGCTTCTTCCCTTGGCCTTTTGGCATCTGTTCTCTGGGcctaaaagtgtgtgtggggtgcaTTTAGCTAACCCATTTTTGTATTCTGGTGTGGCCTGAGGCCTAAACAACTATAAGTGTGCTGATGTAACAAATAATTAATTTCACTGGTTTGTTGTCCTAAAAGGCCACCAATGAAGTGGTTGGTCGtgtccccaaagccacacagagTGAGATGGAAGCAGCTGTGGCTTCGTGCAAAAAATCCTTACGAAACTGGTCTGAGACGTCCATTCTGAGCAGACAGCAAGTCTTCTTGCGATACCAGCAGCTCATCAAAGACAATCTGGTGAGGAACCTGCTACAGTTCTTGACTAATTTGGTATAAAAATGGAATTAGCATATGCTTCCTGCAAATTCATTGTAAAGATTAGCAACATTAAAGGTTGAAAACAACTTTACACTTTTAATCAAAATAACCAGTTCAGGAGATACTTTGttctttatttggaaaatttgtaCGTCACCTCTCTAAAACTATAAGACAGCtcacaataaaacaataataaatagcAAACAAATAAAACTTCAAAACAAGTCAAACCCATAAAACCAGGTCAACAAAATATGTCAGAATTTATAAGTAGCATGCAATAAAGAACCATGACAGCCTGGTTTAGAAAAATATCTGAGTGTGTGTTTGTTGTATTTGTTTGCCAGCTAAACATTATTTCAAGAAGTTTGGATATCTGATGAAAATGTTTTTTGTGAACATGAAGGTGAGGGAGATTTTTTAACTAACCATGTGGCTTCACAGTTCCCTTCTCCACTTGCTTGGAGTATTCCACAGAGCCAATGTTGTATagtagactaggatctggggaaccTGGGTTTGAATCCGCGCTCTTCTATAGAAGCTTGCTAGGTAGTCTTAGGacagtcactccctctcagcctaacttatttatttattttatttttattcgatttatattccaccctccttgcatcagcaggctcagggcagattacaaccaagtttaaaatcatatttcacagtatatacaattaaaatccataaaacatcttaaatacacagattaaaatacacacatatatacacacatatacacacacacacacacacatatatatatacatacatacacatatgtatatatgtatgtatgtatatatatgtgtgtgtgtgtgtgtgtataaaaaaaaCAGCGGCACATAATCTAAATGACCACCTTCTTAGCCATCTCcgaagcattttggcagggaaatatgagagatggaagtatcactagtagggagggcatatgttGTATTCCCCTGGCTCGGGGGCACCACCTcgcatcaaccaaatgcctggcggaacagctctgtcttacaggcccggcgaaaagctAACAAGTCTCTCCGGGCTcaggtctcattggacagagtgttccaccaggccaggactgaaaaagcgctggccctggtcgatgccagggaggcctccctagggctaggaaTCTTCAGTAGATGTTTATCGctagagcaaagagtcctctgcggttcatatggggagaggcggtcctgcacatatgccggtcccagtctgcagaggggtttataggttagtaccataaccttgaacctgatttggtactcttCCAGCAGCCAGTGCAGCTAACGCAATACCAGTGTTATATACGCATGCATTGGCGTTCCGgtgatgacccgcgctgctgcattctgtaccagctgtaaccaccggatcaggttcagggaaagcccagtgtagagtgcgttacagtagtccagcctagaggtgaccattgcttggaccactgtagtcaagtcgcaggatgaaagataaggggcaaggtGCTTGGTCTGTCGAAGATAACAAAAAGACCACCTGGCAACCACAGTGACCTGATCCTCCATCATCAAGGAGGGATCCAGGATCACcctcaggctcctaactctcggagctagtgtaagcaccgccccatcaagtgtaggaagccggggtcccgagtCCACGTTTCCGCGGCTCAAGTACAGAATCTCTATCTTCGCAGGGTTTATCTTACAAggtttttgaggataaaatggaggaaaggagaatgatataagccactttaggtATCCATTGTGTGAGTCATCCCTTCTTCATTGTGTGATGATAATGTGTCCTGTATCTTGCTGTTTGTCTCTGTAGGTGTATTGAGAGGGTTTCTCTGTGTTCACCTTTGTTGAGATGCCGTTTCTGTATCTTCTTGgcttctctttttatctctagaaaGAAATTTCAAAACTCATCACCTTGGAGCAAGGGAAGACCCTGGCTGATGCTGAGGGAGATGTGTTCCGAGGCCTCCGTAAGCTGCTTGTGTGTGCCTCTAACAGCTTTCACAGGTTGAGGGAAGAGTGGAAGGTTTCTGAGTAAGAGTTTTAGGACTATAGAAGTATAGCCTTCACAGAGCTTTCCCAAAGGGGCACCTTATAACCTAGAAAATAAAGACAGCATTTTCTTTCAGGCCTTAAACCTCCTTTGTATATTTTTTTCAGTTTAGGCTTTGATATACTGAGATTTTTGTTCaccattttttccttctcaaaTACTGATAACATCCTTTATAGTATAGTGTAGTGTGTGTTTCTATTGGAACAGTTCATGCTCTGAACAGAGTAATTCTTAAGCAGATGGGCTACTGCTGGCCAAATAGGAAGTATTTATGGACTGTGATTGCTGTAGTTATGCTGAAGGAGCTGCAAACAATAAGCAAGTCCTACTGGTGTTAAATAAAAGGCATTAGGAAGCCGAGTAGCAGGAACTGAGAATAATGCCTTTTTTGTGTTGCAGAGGTCGTTGAACATGCTTGCAGTGTGACGTCCCTCATGCTGGGTGAGACCCTTCCCTCCATCACTAAAGATATGGATACTTATACCTATCGCTTGCCTCTGGGAGTATGTGCCGGTATTGCACCCTTCAATTTCCCAGCCATGATTCCTCTTTGGATGTATCCCATGGCCATGGTGTGCGGCAACACTTTCTTGATGAAGCCTTCGGAACGTGTGCcaggagccctcatgtttcttgcCAAGCTGTTGCAGGATGCCGGTGCCCCAGATGGAACACTGAACATTATCCACGGGCAACATGAAGGTAGTCGCAAGGCAGGCATTCAGTGTCTTGGGGTTCCTTTCTGTAGACAGGAAGGGGTTAATAAGCTTGATATTGAGCAGAGAGACATAAGTCAGATGTCCCTGGTATGATTGGTTTTTGTTTAAAACATAGTTTGCTTCTGCCAGAAGAGCAACACAAGGACAAAAAGTGCTGACACAGCTGGTATAGGCCTGCTGGAAATGTAGGTTTTACACCCCCCAAAAAAAGCTATGAAACCTTCTCATGTGTTGGTAATTATTAACTATTTCCAAATATGTATCTTTCTCACTTTTCCTCCTAGTATATTTCAAAACACCAATCCACATCAGTTCCCACTTCATCAAAAAGCATGCTATGGAAAGCCTGGAATAAACCACGCTTTTCTTTGCAGATACTAAGCTATGTGAAGAAAACTTGATCGTTCAACTGATGGGGGCCTGGGAGCTAGGAGAATACGGGGGAGCATTGGTAAATTCAAGTCAGTCCCCTTAAAGGGATAGCATTTCTGGCTTTCAGAAATTCAGTGAGAACATCCAAGATGCTGGGGATATGGGCAAGTGAAGAAGAAACAGTCTGGGGGTTTGTTCAAAATGTGATTACTTTGTCTGAGGTCCAAGAAGAAGCTTGTAATGAGAAAATGTAACaaacttttcttttgctttgtttttaagcTGTGAGTTTTATTTGTGACCATCCTGATATCAAAGCCATCAGTTTTGTGGGATCTAACCAGGCTGGAGAATATATCTATGAAAGGGGTTCCAAGAACGGCAAGAGAGTCCAGGCCAATATGGTAAAGCCCAGCAGAGGGGAGGTGTTGACTGTCCTGTGAAAACTTTTGAATATTGATACCTTTAATGTAGCCATTTCATAGGAATAACATTTGAAGCAGTTGTTTTCCCATTTTGTGTATGAAAAAGCATACATACATTTTAAGTATGGTTAATCAAATTCTGTAAATATATATTAAGTAACTACTACACAAATCTCGAGCAGAACATTTCAAAGATAACAAAAGCTTTTTTTACAAGTATTGTTTTGGTAACAGCCACATATTCGTTTAGGTTTTCTTCTGAAATAGTTTGaaaagcccttcctcccccatgCATGCTCAATACTTTGAGAGCTATGTGGGACCTCTTATTTTTCTCTCTGTACCTAAAGAGCATGTTCTGGGAGCTCTACAGTGAAATAATACAACTTTTTAAGCCTCACATTAGATCTAGATTAGACCATACATTTTGCCACGATAGTAGGCAGGGCATTCCAGACCCAACTCTGATCCTGTCTCAGACAGATAGTAGCTGCTGGGAACTAAGTTCTGAAGCATGCCAGGGTCCAGTTTGAAGCATGGCAGGAAGAATGGCTTCAGCTCCTTCCCGTGCATCATTTTCCCATTCTTGAACAGCTCCAGGCAGTGTTATTTGCCTCATTGGAGGCTGCATGTGTGCCCCATCAGTATGTGTGTAGCCTTCTTcccaagggtggggtgggggaggaatctTCCCTGGGCCCTTTTGAGTCAGGAAAATTGCATGTGAGGAGAAGCTGAAGCCCCTCAACCTCCGGCACTGCAGTCCCAGTCCAAACTGAGCCTTGGCATACTTGGGAACTTAGCTTTTTGTAAGACACAAACCCCTGATGCATCCACTtacttaaaaaatatttctaaaatcAAAACTAGATGATACATTTTGACTCAAGTAGGTTCATTTTGTCCAGCTTGACTCAGGGCATAACCTATCATCTAGTTTTGATCTTAGAGATACCTTTTTAAAGTAAATAAGTAGATGATGCACAtataatgtttttttcttttctccaagTCCCTGGGGAGGGCACAATGGCATTATGGGCTTTTCTATCTTGGAATGTACCACAAAATCTTCAAGTCTGACTCCTTGCCTTAAAACTAGATCTTGCTCTTTACTTCGTTTATAAACCAGCATGCTGCAGATTCTAATGTGCCACAGCAGTATTCCAGAGTGACCAAGATGCACTGGTTCAAAGGCAACTGCTTAAGAGAGCTCTAGCTGATTGAAGCACAGTCCTGCAGATGATCCGTGCATGTCATGTCAATCAAAACAGTTATTATTTGGTCATCTTGAAAACCATGGCTGTAATCCAAAGCAATGCATATAACAAAAGGCAGGTTTTCAGTGTTTCCTTTGCAAAGACAGCCTTCCCTACCCCTTGAAAAGCCCCCTCCCACAAAAAAGTAGTTGAAGACCTACAACATTATTCCAGAGATAAAAATTGGCTGTCCcgtctgtgtgtgtatatatggaaGTACTTAGTGTATGTTTACAGGCCTCTTTGGATTCCTAGCTTTTATATTCAAAAGCAGGGTAGAAAACCTCTGGGATCTTTAACTAACTAGATCAGTTTTGTAAGTCAGTCTTCACGCTGTCAGTTCAAACGTGAAGCCTATCTCCTTTTGTTGTGCCTTGTATTGGTGCATATGTCCACTCTACTTTGACCATGATGAGCTGGTGATGGTTACATCTATTGACATTTGAAGAATTGTGTTCCCTCTTTTAGGGAGCTAAGAACCATGGAGTGGTGATGCCAGATGCCAATAAAGAGAACACCTTGAATCAGTTGGTGGGAGCAGCTTTCGGAGCAGCTGGACAACGTTGTATGGCATTATCTACAGCAGTATTGGTGGGAGAGGCtcagaaatggctgccagaaCTTGTAGAGAGAGCCAAGAACCTGAGAGTTAATGCAGGTATTAATTTATGTATTATATTCAGGTAGTTAAATGGTGCCATTGGGAAGATCTGGAACAAATGAGCATGGCAAATTAAAGTGTATATGTATATGCTCATAAATGCTGTTTTGGAGCACAAAGATTGGGGCAAGTGTTGTCCATTAAAATCATAGTCTTGCTATTTTTGTAAGCCCTCTTTTAAGGTGATCTCTGCTTGATTATAATGTCATAAGCTTCCTGCATATTCCTTGATTTAACAGTGTAAACAACAGCTACTGTAGAACTGATTGCATTGTATTGTcctgaaaaattaaaatattgctgtCTCACTAAACAGTGAATTACATTGAAAGGGATTGTGTATGCATAGTGCTCTTTAGTTGTTTCAAACAACTCTTCAAACAAAAGTTTTAAGTGAAactgaagaaaataaaaatggcttCTGAATTTTAGACAAACTGATGATCTTGTTCTGCCCCGTTATTTGTACAATGCATACAAGCTAACTTCTTTTGAAAGGAGTTAGCTTGTATTCATCAAATAATCACTTGCTTATTTATTACtctataccctgtctttctgcccatggggacccaaagtggtttacattgttttcctctcctccattttcttcttCAACAACTTTGTGGGTTTcattagactgagaatgtgtgactggcccaagatcattgggcaagcttccatggcaaaaatAGGAATTCACACTTGGCATTCCCAGTTCCTTGTCCAACACTAACCACCACTGGGTAAGAGCTCTGTCTTGTTATGGCATTATATTTTAAATGGACTTACTATTTTATTATAGGAGACCAACCTGGAGCAGATCTTGGGCCTTTGATCAGCCCTCGGGCCAAGGAACGTGTCTGTCAACTCATTGACAGTGGTGTGAAGGAAGGTGCTGACATTCTTCTTGATGGACGAAATGTtagagtgaaaggctttgaaaatgGCAATTTTGTTGGACCGACTATACTGGCTAAAGTGAAGGTGAGCAGAAGGGGGACTATTTCATCTTAGGAAGGGGCTGATGTTTGAGATTGACCTGTGTTTGTAGCAACACTCGGGCTGGGAAACCTCATTAGACATATATGCATGATGTTCACAGTCAGGAGTGAAAACACTGGATCTCTTTGATAAACCAGCACTTCTCTGTTGGCTGAATGAGTTGTGGCTGACCCAGGTGGTCAGAATccaagactcagagccaagctacaagtgacacctgacacaggttggacacttgtcagcttccctca from Eublepharis macularius isolate TG4126 chromosome 2, MPM_Emac_v1.0, whole genome shotgun sequence harbors:
- the ALDH6A1 gene encoding methylmalonate-semialdehyde dehydrogenase [acylating], mitochondrial — its product is MAAAAIRGSQGGQRLWLGIPGKVKLSWHSLSFFSSSSVPTTKLFIDGKFVESKSNEWIDIHNPATNEVVGRVPKATQSEMEAAVASCKKSLRNWSETSILSRQQVFLRYQQLIKDNLKEISKLITLEQGKTLADAEGDVFRGLQVVEHACSVTSLMLGETLPSITKDMDTYTYRLPLGVCAGIAPFNFPAMIPLWMYPMAMVCGNTFLMKPSERVPGALMFLAKLLQDAGAPDGTLNIIHGQHEAVSFICDHPDIKAISFVGSNQAGEYIYERGSKNGKRVQANMGAKNHGVVMPDANKENTLNQLVGAAFGAAGQRCMALSTAVLVGEAQKWLPELVERAKNLRVNAGDQPGADLGPLISPRAKERVCQLIDSGVKEGADILLDGRNVRVKGFENGNFVGPTILAKVKPNMTCYKEEIFGPVLVVLEADTLDEAINIINKNPYGNGTAIFTTNGATARKYSHLVDVGQVGVNVPIPVPLPMFSFTGSRGSFRGDTNFYGKQGVQFYTQLKTITSQWKEEDATVARPAVVMPTMGN